In uncultured Bacteroides sp., one genomic interval encodes:
- a CDS encoding long-chain fatty acid--CoA ligase — translation MTYHHLSVLVHRQAEKYGDRVALKYRDYDKGQWIPVTWNQFSETVQVAANAMVEMGIAEQENIGVFSQNKSECLYTDFAAFANRAVTIPLYATSSPSQAQYIVNDAGIRFLFVGEQFQYDAAFTVLPLCASLERLVIFDRAVVKDKQDTTSIYFDEFLKLGEAKQHAAVVEERSSKASFDDLANILYTSGTTGEPKGVMIHHSCYKEQMKNHDIRLVTMTDQDVSMNFLPLTHIFEKTWAYYCIHKGVLTCINLRPNDIQMTIKEIRPTLMCNVPRFWEKVYDGVQEVINQATGLKKSLMLDAIKVGKVHNVDYLRVGKTPPLMNQLKYKFYDKTVFSVLRKTIGIENGNFFPTAGAAISDEINEFLHSVGINIVVGYGLTESTATVSCLTMTNYTIGSVGRIMPDLEVQIGENNEILLRGKSISKGYYKKAEANKAAFTEDGWFRTGDAGYIKDGELYLTERIKDLFKTSNGKYIAPQALETKLVVDRFIEQVAIIANQRKYVSALIVPNYEHVIAYAKEKGIEYSSLQELLQNPKIIELFKSRIDTLQQQFAHYEQVKYFSLLPEPFSMEKGELTNTLKMKRNIIENNYKEVIDKMYEA, via the coding sequence ATGACTTATCATCATTTATCTGTTTTGGTTCATCGCCAGGCCGAAAAATATGGCGACCGTGTGGCCCTGAAATACCGGGATTATGATAAGGGACAATGGATTCCTGTTACATGGAATCAGTTCTCTGAAACGGTTCAAGTTGCAGCTAATGCAATGGTTGAGATGGGGATAGCCGAACAGGAAAATATCGGTGTGTTCTCTCAGAATAAATCGGAATGCTTATATACAGATTTTGCAGCTTTTGCCAATCGTGCTGTTACTATTCCGTTATATGCAACCAGCTCTCCTTCACAGGCACAGTATATTGTGAATGATGCTGGAATTCGTTTCTTGTTTGTTGGTGAACAATTTCAATATGACGCAGCATTCACCGTTCTTCCTTTATGCGCTTCTTTGGAACGTCTTGTTATCTTCGACCGTGCGGTTGTGAAGGATAAACAGGATACTACTTCCATCTACTTTGATGAATTTCTGAAGTTAGGAGAAGCCAAACAGCATGCTGCTGTTGTTGAAGAACGTTCTTCAAAAGCTAGTTTCGATGATTTGGCAAATATTCTTTATACATCCGGAACAACGGGGGAGCCTAAGGGTGTGATGATTCATCATTCCTGCTATAAAGAGCAGATGAAAAATCATGATATTCGTCTGGTTACTATGACCGATCAGGATGTTTCTATGAACTTTTTACCTCTTACTCATATTTTTGAAAAAACATGGGCGTATTATTGTATTCATAAGGGAGTTTTGACTTGCATAAACTTGCGTCCGAATGATATACAGATGACGATTAAGGAAATTCGTCCAACGTTGATGTGTAATGTTCCTCGTTTTTGGGAAAAAGTGTATGATGGTGTACAAGAAGTTATCAATCAGGCTACAGGATTGAAAAAATCTTTGATGCTGGATGCTATTAAGGTTGGTAAAGTGCATAATGTTGATTATTTACGAGTAGGAAAAACTCCTCCGTTAATGAATCAGCTGAAATATAAGTTTTATGATAAAACAGTATTCTCTGTTCTGAGAAAAACTATTGGAATTGAAAATGGTAATTTCTTCCCAACTGCGGGTGCTGCTATTTCGGATGAAATCAACGAATTTCTTCATTCGGTAGGCATAAATATCGTGGTAGGTTATGGATTGACTGAATCTACTGCAACAGTGTCTTGTTTAACTATGACCAATTACACAATTGGTTCCGTAGGGAGAATAATGCCTGACCTGGAGGTTCAGATTGGAGAAAATAACGAGATTCTTCTTCGTGGCAAGTCTATCTCTAAAGGGTATTATAAGAAAGCTGAAGCAAATAAAGCTGCCTTTACGGAAGATGGCTGGTTCCGCACTGGTGATGCCGGATATATTAAAGATGGTGAGCTATACTTAACAGAGCGTATCAAAGACTTGTTTAAGACATCTAACGGTAAGTATATTGCTCCACAGGCATTGGAAACCAAACTGGTTGTGGATCGGTTTATCGAACAAGTTGCTATTATTGCCAATCAGCGTAAATATGTGTCGGCTCTTATTGTTCCCAACTATGAACATGTAATAGCTTATGCTAAAGAAAAGGGGATTGAATATTCTTCATTGCAGGAGTTATTGCAGAATCCTAAGATTATTGAACTGTTCAAGTCTCGTATTGATACACTGCAACAACAGTTTGCCCATTATGAACAGGTGAAGTATTTTTCATTGCTGCCTGAGCCGTTCAGCATGGAAAAAGGGGAGCTGACAAATACCTTGAAAATGAAAAGGAATATAATTGAGAATAACTATAAAGAAGTTATTGACAAGATGTATGAGGCGTAA
- a CDS encoding DUF6443 domain-containing protein, translating to MTLQEYDDFGRETNLWLSTPYPGNGSYVDPGAIKDASKGTYNDNSPYSFPVYEKSPLNRVLEKYGPGDGWRNGRSVKSAFCTNNNSDSLRCAYYYVAEDNKLVKSKAYDDCQLYVSCTEDEDGHRVFEFKDKTGQVVLPRKLNGDHNHDTYYVYDDFGNKRFVLPPSAADSLTDNTYAETEGILLKFAYIYRYDYRNRCIYKKLPGAVLSI from the coding sequence ATTACTTTGCAGGAATATGACGATTTCGGAAGAGAAACTAATCTTTGGCTTTCCACCCCATATCCGGGCAATGGCAGCTATGTTGATCCGGGAGCAATAAAAGATGCTTCGAAGGGTACTTATAATGATAATTCTCCTTATTCATTTCCCGTTTATGAGAAATCTCCTCTAAACAGAGTGCTTGAAAAATATGGTCCCGGAGATGGCTGGCGAAACGGACGGTCTGTAAAAAGTGCATTTTGTACAAATAACAACTCGGATTCCCTTCGGTGTGCCTATTACTATGTTGCTGAAGACAACAAACTTGTTAAATCAAAAGCCTATGATGATTGTCAGCTCTATGTCAGCTGCACGGAGGATGAAGACGGGCATAGGGTTTTTGAATTCAAGGACAAGACCGGACAGGTAGTACTGCCCCGTAAGCTAAATGGTGATCATAACCATGATACATACTATGTTTATGATGATTTTGGGAACAAACGTTTTGTACTTCCTCCTTCCGCTGCCGACAGTTTGACAGACAATACCTATGCTGAAACAGAAGGTATTCTGCTGAAGTTTGCATACATTTACCGTTACGATTACCGAAACCGGTGTATTTATAAGAAGCTGCCGGGTGCTGTCCTATCTATATGA
- a CDS encoding PLDc N-terminal domain-containing protein — MKNKGITITVSFILYLIAAITAIFSKQNQWTGTDAITGFGSLVCIIFVVLSFIEILNARSISRNEKLMWIVGVILLTPIAGLIYILSGRKRILRNEELAKLHHNI, encoded by the coding sequence ATGAAAAACAAAGGAATTACAATTACAGTAAGCTTTATTCTATATCTTATTGCAGCAATCACAGCTATATTTTCTAAACAAAATCAATGGACAGGAACAGATGCTATAACAGGATTTGGCAGCTTAGTTTGTATAATTTTTGTAGTATTATCATTTATAGAAATCTTAAATGCCAGAAGTATTAGTAGAAATGAAAAACTTATGTGGATAGTAGGAGTAATTCTGTTAACACCAATTGCAGGACTTATCTACATTCTATCTGGCCGTAAAAGGATCTTGAGAAATGAGGAACTTGCTAAACTGCATCATAATATTTAG
- a CDS encoding GntR family transcriptional regulator, whose amino-acid sequence MKKDFGQHTTKVKQLADLISKSISMGTYKKGDPLPSINQLSAEYKVSRDTVFKAFKDLQERGAIDSTPGKGYYVTNKIVNVLLLLDQYSPFKDVLYNSFIKRLPAGYKVDLLFHQYNERLFKTLIRESAGRYNKYIVMNFSNDKFSDVLCKIDPNKLLLLDFGKFDKSSYSYVCQDFDDGLYNSLKSVLPILGKYKKLVLVFPKDLMHPQSSKDYFRKFCDDNGFLCEIADSLDECKLQHGVAYLVIKLQDVVDIIKQSRALNLKCGSDIGVLAYNDIPSYEVIDNGITALTINWEKMGAKVADFVLNNTKIYEYLPTEVILRSSL is encoded by the coding sequence ATGAAAAAGGATTTTGGACAACATACAACTAAGGTTAAGCAACTGGCTGACTTGATAAGTAAGTCTATCTCAATGGGCACCTATAAAAAAGGCGATCCGCTTCCTTCTATTAACCAACTTAGTGCTGAATATAAAGTATCAAGAGATACAGTCTTTAAAGCCTTTAAAGATTTACAGGAACGTGGGGCTATTGATTCTACTCCCGGTAAAGGCTACTATGTAACGAATAAGATCGTTAATGTTCTTTTATTGCTGGATCAGTATTCGCCTTTCAAAGATGTGCTTTACAATAGTTTCATCAAACGCTTACCTGCCGGTTATAAGGTTGATTTGCTTTTCCATCAGTACAATGAACGTTTGTTTAAGACCTTGATCAGAGAATCTGCGGGACGTTACAATAAATACATTGTGATGAACTTTAGTAATGATAAATTCTCTGATGTTTTGTGCAAGATTGATCCTAATAAGTTGCTTCTTCTCGATTTTGGTAAGTTTGACAAGTCTTCCTATTCTTATGTTTGTCAGGATTTTGATGATGGGTTATATAATAGCCTGAAATCGGTACTTCCTATTCTTGGTAAATATAAGAAACTGGTACTGGTATTTCCAAAAGATTTAATGCATCCTCAAAGTAGCAAGGACTATTTCAGGAAGTTCTGTGATGATAATGGTTTCTTGTGTGAAATTGCCGATTCTCTTGATGAATGCAAACTTCAGCATGGGGTGGCTTATCTGGTAATTAAACTTCAGGATGTTGTTGATATTATAAAGCAGAGTAGGGCACTAAACCTTAAATGTGGCAGTGATATTGGTGTTTTGGCTTACAACGATATCCCTTCTTATGAGGTTATTGATAACGGAATTACTGCTTTGACTATAAATTGGGAAAAGATGGGGGCTAAAGTTGCCGACTTTGTTCTGAATAATACTAAAATATATGAGTATTTGCCTACGGAAGTAATTCTTCGTAGCTCTTTATAA
- the prfB gene encoding peptide chain release factor 2 (programmed frameshift) — protein MITIEQLKDVKERTDALRRYLDIDNKLVQVEEEQLRTQAPGFWDDAKAAEAQMKKVKGIQGWIEGYNEMKTLADELELAFDFYKDELVTEAEVDENYAKAVEMLENLELKNMLREEADQLGCVLKINSGAGGTESQDWASMLMRMYMRWAEANNYKLTINNILDGDEAGIKTVTMQVEGDYAYGYLKGENGVHRLVRVSPFNAQGKRMTSFASVFVTPLVDDSIEIEINPADYTWDTFRSGGAGGQNVNKVETGVRIRYNYKDPDTGETREILIENTESRSQLDNRENAMRLLRSQLYDIALQKKMALQAKVEAGKKKIEWGSQIRSYVFDDRRVKDHRTNFQTSDVGGVMDGKIDGFIKAYLMEFAGESEE, from the exons ATGATAACAATCGAACAACTTAAAGACGTGAAAGAGCGCACTGATGCGCTGAGGAGGTACCTT GACATCGACAATAAATTAGTTCAGGTCGAAGAAGAACAACTGAGAACTCAGGCTCCCGGATTTTGGGATGATGCAAAAGCAGCCGAGGCTCAAATGAAAAAAGTAAAAGGAATCCAGGGATGGATTGAGGGATACAATGAAATGAAAACTCTGGCTGACGAGTTGGAACTGGCTTTTGACTTTTACAAAGACGAACTGGTTACTGAAGCAGAAGTTGATGAAAACTATGCCAAAGCTGTGGAAATGCTTGAAAATCTGGAGCTGAAAAATATGCTTCGTGAAGAAGCTGATCAACTGGGATGCGTTTTAAAGATAAACTCGGGTGCCGGTGGTACAGAAAGTCAGGACTGGGCTTCTATGCTGATGCGTATGTATATGCGGTGGGCAGAGGCAAATAACTACAAACTGACAATCAATAACATTCTTGATGGAGATGAAGCCGGAATAAAAACGGTTACCATGCAGGTGGAAGGTGATTATGCTTATGGATATCTGAAGGGAGAAAATGGTGTTCACCGCCTGGTTCGTGTATCGCCTTTCAATGCTCAGGGAAAACGAATGACTTCATTTGCTTCGGTCTTTGTAACGCCTTTAGTTGATGATTCCATAGAAATAGAAATTAATCCGGCTGATTATACCTGGGATACATTCCGTTCGGGCGGTGCCGGTGGACAGAATGTAAATAAGGTTGAAACAGGTGTTCGTATCCGCTATAACTACAAAGATCCGGATACAGGTGAAACTCGTGAAATTCTGATTGAAAATACGGAGAGTCGTTCTCAGCTAGATAACCGTGAGAATGCAATGAGATTGCTTCGTTCACAGTTGTATGACATTGCTCTTCAGAAGAAGATGGCTTTGCAAGCTAAAGTTGAAGCTGGAAAGAAGAAGATAGAATGGGGATCACAGATTCGTAGTTATGTATTTGATGATCGCCGGGTGAAGGATCACCGCACAAACTTCCAGACTTCGGATGTAGGAGGAGTGATGGATGGCAAAATAGATGGCTTTATCAAAGCATATCTGATGGAATTTGCCGGTGAATCGGAAGAATAA
- a CDS encoding RHS repeat-associated core domain-containing protein, with amino-acid sequence MIYDKADRLIFSQDGEQRTRGEWSFNIPDVFGCTVLTGICKNSLVYTADPLKGIFVKADWAKTATAYKGYNILPDTLTLSSPKILDVNYYDSYEFMGLDGVPFITDSNFKPESVTGYGEQYTQGYSGLLTGKITALLDGSGYLYNVMYYDYRGRVIQTKSTNHLTGGYDKDYFLYTFTGKIKKHQHVQSAQGKATITEVYENFYDNAERLTKTTHSLNGSAPVTLAENTYDDIGRLSSKSQHVAAGATNSAETTSYTYNIRSWLKSINTANNRFSETLYYDESNNGSLKYYNGNISAMNWKVQNENYQRSYSFDYDDLSRITKAYYQDDESNSQRNYSTLYAYDNMGNIKNLIRNGLANNDPYKWEVIDSLTLNYDGNQLSGVTDASKYEPSYSGAFNFVKASVCTPEYTYDANGNLTRDSHKKIAKIQYNILNLPSALQFTEGHTTDYLYDAAGVKRKVKQVTTTGNLLVPMGSMLPVPADKVAVTTQTDYCGNVIYENGVLSRILVDGGYITMNGTTPTYHYYIQDHQGNNRVVFNQNGTIEQTNHYYPFGMTFGEGIDNSDNRYKYNGKELDRMHGLDLYDYGARHYDAAIGRWGVMDPLAEKHPEISPYVYCASNPLKYIDPDGKDWLLSQGNKVYWYGGKIGDKNNLMYTFKATSGYKGPDVNGRQWNLQKAKYQNVRNGGPTAEGRYHINLKPSPNRIAQVDTKTGELKKNPEGGIEKIPKRVDIPNKPGRHWEYSEWGNNRAALIPDNITGATNAERDNTSYYFHDSTKGYTHGCTEVESELFDKLNEYINAGNVKIDVIVKYPSSNHVTNGGTKEN; translated from the coding sequence ATGATTTATGATAAAGCAGATCGTCTCATTTTTAGTCAGGATGGAGAACAACGTACACGTGGAGAATGGAGCTTTAATATACCGGATGTATTCGGATGTACTGTATTGACCGGTATTTGTAAGAACTCATTAGTATATACTGCTGACCCATTGAAAGGTATTTTTGTAAAAGCCGATTGGGCAAAGACCGCAACAGCATATAAAGGATATAATATTTTACCTGATACTCTTACATTGTCTTCCCCAAAAATACTGGATGTTAATTACTACGATAGTTATGAATTTATGGGCCTTGATGGGGTTCCATTTATTACTGACTCTAACTTCAAACCGGAATCTGTCACAGGTTATGGTGAACAATATACTCAAGGATATAGCGGACTATTGACAGGGAAGATTACAGCTTTGCTTGATGGCTCTGGCTATCTCTATAATGTGATGTATTACGACTATAGGGGGCGTGTGATACAAACCAAATCAACCAATCATTTAACCGGTGGATATGATAAAGACTATTTCCTTTATACATTTACAGGGAAAATAAAGAAGCATCAGCATGTGCAGAGTGCACAAGGCAAAGCAACCATTACTGAAGTGTATGAGAACTTTTATGATAATGCAGAGCGCCTGACAAAAACCACTCACTCTCTCAATGGTTCAGCTCCGGTTACTCTAGCTGAGAATACTTATGATGATATTGGAAGGTTGAGTTCAAAGAGCCAGCATGTGGCAGCAGGGGCAACTAATTCGGCAGAAACAACCAGCTACACATATAATATAAGAAGCTGGCTGAAAAGCATTAATACTGCAAATAATCGCTTTAGCGAAACTTTGTATTATGATGAATCAAATAATGGTAGTCTTAAATATTATAATGGGAATATAAGTGCAATGAATTGGAAGGTGCAGAATGAGAATTATCAGCGGAGTTACAGCTTTGATTATGACGATTTGAGTCGTATCACAAAAGCCTATTATCAAGATGATGAGAGTAATTCTCAGAGGAATTATTCCACTCTTTATGCGTACGATAATATGGGTAATATAAAGAATCTGATAAGAAATGGTCTTGCAAATAATGATCCTTATAAATGGGAAGTAATAGACAGTCTGACGCTGAATTACGACGGGAATCAGTTGAGTGGTGTAACAGATGCATCAAAATATGAACCCTCATACTCCGGTGCCTTTAACTTTGTAAAGGCCAGTGTTTGCACTCCTGAATATACTTATGATGCCAATGGTAATTTAACAAGAGATTCTCACAAGAAAATAGCAAAAATTCAATACAATATATTAAATTTGCCAAGTGCGTTACAATTTACCGAAGGGCATACCACGGATTATCTTTATGATGCTGCCGGAGTAAAACGAAAAGTAAAGCAAGTAACAACTACCGGGAATCTATTGGTACCAATGGGAAGTATGCTTCCTGTTCCAGCTGATAAAGTAGCGGTAACAACCCAAACGGATTATTGTGGTAATGTGATCTATGAAAACGGAGTTCTCAGCAGAATACTAGTGGATGGTGGCTATATAACAATGAACGGTACAACCCCTACTTATCATTACTATATTCAGGATCATCAGGGGAATAACCGTGTAGTATTCAATCAGAACGGGACAATTGAACAAACCAATCATTACTATCCTTTCGGAATGACTTTTGGTGAAGGTATTGATAATTCTGATAACAGGTATAAGTATAATGGTAAGGAACTAGATCGTATGCATGGATTAGATTTGTATGATTATGGGGCACGGCATTATGATGCTGCTATTGGCAGATGGGGAGTGATGGATCCGCTGGCGGAGAAGCATCCAGAAATATCACCTTACGTTTACTGTGCTAGTAATCCTCTAAAATATATAGACCCTGATGGAAAAGACTGGTTACTTTCTCAAGGGAATAAAGTATATTGGTATGGGGGGAAAATTGGTGATAAGAATAATCTAATGTACACATTTAAAGCTACTTCTGGTTATAAAGGACCAGATGTTAATGGTAGGCAGTGGAATCTTCAGAAAGCAAAATATCAGAATGTTAGAAATGGAGGCCCTACTGCGGAAGGTAGATATCATATTAATTTAAAGCCTAGTCCAAATAGAATTGCACAAGTTGATACAAAAACTGGAGAATTGAAGAAGAATCCAGAAGGAGGCATTGAAAAAATACCTAAACGTGTTGATATTCCTAATAAACCTGGCCGCCATTGGGAATACTCTGAGTGGGGCAACAATAGAGCTGCATTAATACCTGATAATATCACGGGGGCAACAAATGCAGAACGAGATAATACTTCATATTATTTTCATGATTCGACAAAAGGATATACCCATGGCTGCACTGAAGTCGAATCTGAATTGTTTGATAAACTAAATGAATATATAAATGCAGGCAATGTAAAAATAGATGTCATTGTCAAATATCCAAGTTCTAATCATGTAACAAACGGTGGAACTAAAGAAAATTAG
- the fucI gene encoding L-fucose isomerase, which yields MKNYPKIGIRPTIDARQDGVRESLEEKTMNLAKAVANLISSNLKNGDGSPVECVIADSTIGRVAETAACAQKFEREGVGATITVTSCWCYGAETMDMNPHYPKAVWGFNGTERPGAVYLAAVLAAHAQKGLPAFGIYGRDVQDLDDNTIPEDVAEKLLRFARAAQAVATMRGKSYLSVGSVSMGIAGSIVDANFFQEYLGMRNESVDMSEIIRRVNEGIYDKEEFAKAMKWTEKYCKQNEGTDFNVPAKIKTREAKDADWEFVVKMTIILRDLMHGNPKLRELGFKEEALGHNAIAGGFQGQRQWTDFMPNGDFSEALLNTSFDWNGIREAFVLATENDACNGVAMLFGHLLTQTAQIFSDVRTFWSPEAVERVTGKKLTGLAANGIIHLINSGATTLDGTGQQTKDGQPAMKPAWEITEKEVEDCLAATTWYPANRDYFRGGGYSSNFLSKGGMPVTMMRLNLVKGLGPVLQIAEGWTVEIDSDIHEALNLRTDKTWPTTWFVPRLCDKPAFKDVYSVMNNWGANHGAISYGHIGKDLITLASILRIPVCMHNVNEDELFRPAAWNAFGMDKEGADYRACANYGPIYK from the coding sequence ATGAAAAACTATCCAAAAATCGGGATTCGTCCTACTATCGATGCACGTCAGGATGGCGTACGTGAAAGTCTTGAAGAAAAGACTATGAACCTGGCAAAAGCTGTGGCTAATTTGATTTCTTCAAATTTAAAGAATGGCGACGGTTCTCCGGTAGAATGTGTAATTGCTGACAGTACTATTGGCCGCGTGGCCGAAACTGCTGCTTGTGCCCAGAAATTTGAACGTGAAGGGGTAGGAGCAACTATTACCGTAACTTCTTGCTGGTGTTACGGAGCCGAAACAATGGATATGAATCCTCATTATCCAAAGGCTGTTTGGGGATTTAATGGAACAGAACGTCCGGGAGCTGTTTATCTGGCTGCTGTTCTTGCTGCTCATGCACAAAAAGGACTTCCTGCCTTTGGTATTTATGGCCGTGATGTTCAGGATTTGGATGACAATACTATTCCGGAGGATGTAGCTGAAAAACTTCTTCGCTTTGCACGTGCTGCTCAGGCAGTAGCTACCATGAGAGGAAAATCTTATCTTTCTGTAGGTAGTGTTTCCATGGGTATTGCCGGATCTATCGTTGATGCTAATTTCTTTCAGGAATATTTAGGTATGCGTAATGAATCGGTAGATATGAGTGAAATTATCCGTCGGGTAAATGAAGGCATCTATGATAAGGAAGAGTTTGCAAAAGCGATGAAATGGACAGAAAAATATTGTAAACAGAATGAAGGTACTGACTTTAATGTTCCTGCTAAGATAAAAACACGCGAAGCTAAGGATGCTGACTGGGAATTTGTTGTGAAAATGACTATCATCCTACGTGATTTGATGCATGGTAATCCTAAACTAAGAGAGCTGGGTTTCAAAGAAGAAGCATTGGGACATAATGCTATTGCTGGTGGTTTCCAGGGACAGCGTCAGTGGACAGATTTTATGCCGAATGGTGATTTCTCTGAAGCTTTGCTTAATACTTCTTTCGATTGGAACGGCATACGTGAAGCTTTTGTTCTTGCAACAGAAAATGATGCATGCAATGGTGTTGCCATGCTATTTGGACATCTACTTACTCAAACTGCTCAGATATTCTCTGATGTACGTACTTTCTGGAGCCCGGAGGCTGTAGAAAGAGTGACTGGAAAGAAGCTTACCGGATTGGCAGCTAATGGTATTATCCATTTGATAAATTCTGGTGCAACAACTTTGGATGGAACCGGACAGCAAACAAAAGATGGGCAACCTGCCATGAAACCGGCTTGGGAAATAACTGAAAAAGAAGTAGAAGATTGTTTGGCTGCTACTACATGGTATCCTGCCAACCGTGATTATTTCCGTGGAGGTGGCTACTCTTCAAATTTCTTATCTAAAGGAGGCATGCCTGTAACCATGATGCGTCTTAACCTGGTAAAAGGTCTGGGACCGGTGCTTCAGATTGCTGAAGGATGGACTGTTGAAATTGATTCGGATATTCACGAAGCGCTTAATCTTCGTACTGATAAAACATGGCCTACTACTTGGTTTGTTCCTAGATTGTGTGATAAACCTGCTTTCAAGGATGTATATTCTGTAATGAATAACTGGGGAGCAAATCATGGTGCAATTAGTTATGGACACATTGGTAAGGATTTAATTACTTTGGCTTCAATTCTTCGTATTCCTGTATGTATGCATAATGTAAATGAGGATGAATTATTCCGTCCTGCTGCATGGAATGCTTTTGGTATGGATAAAGAAGGAGCCGACTACAGAGCTTGTGCTAATTACGGACCTATTTATAAATAG
- a CDS encoding porin, giving the protein MKKLTLLPLLGLLSVSVFAFAGEPGSVSENKIAAPVFNLSQSDLKVSFGGRIQMDGAAYYGGDYQPLANGVGFRRVRLNTNASFGKNLSGKVEMDLAGGAFTLKDCFIKYDFLNGLNFRLGNFQEGFSMLTMTSSGDFLFIEHPNAVSAFSPEYHIGLQGAYQKGQFLGQAGVHFQKINGSTEKENVDANLRAGQDEGVSYTFRTIWMPLSKTKDKGFHLGVAASYRTPKNDLGSGKVNTVRYSTASLSGIDKIKFMDTKDITSVKHDWLLGGELAAFSHGTRFQSEYILNQTHRMGDLATEKFNGYYAEVACLLFGGQQSYVASKGAFTQPRCGKEWGDIELAARFDRLDMNGTNVKGGDSKGYTLGVNYYASKNLKFQLNYSYVDHDKYANAGGTVAVGYKSVSQVTKVPSEVIESFGKVGNDYSIVTLRAQLNF; this is encoded by the coding sequence ATGAAAAAACTAACATTGCTCCCTCTTTTGGGTTTATTATCGGTCTCAGTTTTTGCGTTTGCAGGAGAACCGGGTTCAGTTTCAGAGAACAAGATTGCAGCTCCTGTGTTCAATTTATCTCAAAGTGATTTAAAAGTTTCTTTCGGTGGACGTATTCAGATGGATGGTGCTGCTTACTATGGAGGAGATTATCAGCCACTGGCTAACGGGGTAGGCTTTCGTCGTGTAAGACTTAACACAAATGCTTCTTTCGGGAAAAATCTTTCCGGTAAAGTGGAAATGGATCTTGCCGGAGGAGCTTTTACTTTGAAGGATTGTTTTATTAAGTACGATTTCCTGAATGGATTGAATTTCCGTTTGGGTAACTTCCAGGAAGGTTTTTCTATGCTTACAATGACTTCCTCAGGAGATTTCCTTTTCATCGAACATCCGAATGCCGTTTCAGCCTTTTCACCGGAATATCATATTGGTTTGCAAGGAGCTTATCAAAAAGGACAATTCCTTGGACAAGCAGGCGTTCACTTCCAGAAGATAAATGGAAGTACTGAAAAAGAAAATGTTGATGCGAACCTTAGAGCCGGACAGGATGAAGGTGTATCTTATACATTCCGTACTATCTGGATGCCTCTTTCTAAGACAAAAGATAAGGGATTCCATTTAGGAGTTGCTGCTTCTTATCGTACTCCTAAGAATGATCTGGGTTCAGGAAAGGTAAATACAGTTAGATATAGCACGGCTTCTCTTTCTGGTATTGACAAGATTAAGTTTATGGATACTAAAGATATTACTTCTGTAAAACATGACTGGTTGCTTGGCGGTGAACTTGCGGCTTTTTCTCACGGAACTCGTTTCCAAAGTGAATATATCCTGAACCAGACTCACAGAATGGGTGACTTAGCTACAGAAAAGTTTAATGGATATTATGCAGAAGTTGCTTGTTTGTTATTTGGTGGTCAGCAGTCTTATGTTGCCAGTAAAGGTGCCTTTACTCAACCTCGTTGCGGCAAAGAGTGGGGAGATATAGAATTGGCTGCCCGTTTTGACCGTTTGGATATGAATGGAACAAACGTAAAAGGTGGTGATTCTAAAGGATACACATTGGGTGTTAATTATTATGCAAGCAAGAACCTGAAGTTTCAGCTGAATTACTCTTATGTGGATCATGATAAATATGCAAATGCAGGTGGAACTGTTGCAGTAGGTTATAAGAGTGTTAGTCAAGTGACAAAGGTTCCTTCTGAAGTAATTGAAAGTTTTGGTAAGGTGGGTAATGATTATAGCATTGTTACGCTCCGTGCTCAATTAAATTTCTAA